A genomic window from Gossypium hirsutum isolate 1008001.06 chromosome D10, Gossypium_hirsutum_v2.1, whole genome shotgun sequence includes:
- the LOC121222126 gene encoding receptor kinase-like protein Xa21, translated as MRGNQLRGEIPASLGLLSNMKTLSFAINRLRGGIPPSFGNLSSLEVLDLRTNALSGVIPGDIGRLTNLSYFSVGENTISGIIPVGMFNLSNIRIFNIGGNNIQGTLPSNLAITMPFIAFFSVWENQLSGKIPISISNASNLNVLQLHMNRLIGNVPSFEKLDKLSILLLGANHLGKRTEGDLNFLCSLVNNTKLETLDIRTNNFGGVLPECISNISSSLQFLEIENNKILGRIPDGIGNLINLEVLQVSQNQLSGPIPLNTERIQKLNTFDARYNFLTGTIPYSIGNLTGLMFLALGVNNFRGNIPSSLGNCKDLLVLGLSYNNLSGSIPPQVLGLSSLSILLNLSSNYLTGELPVEVENLKNLGDLDFSKNKLSGLLPKSLVSCVRLERLFLGGNLFEGPIHSSLSSLRGLVELDISENNLSGGVPEFLVNFGALKYINLSFNNFEGVIPSGGVFKNASAVFVEGNNKLCGGIPASDFGIVYCSHHLVQKEESAATDINFCRKFSFMVIIPKDPKGY; from the exons ATGAGAGGCAACCAACTAAGAGGAGAAATACCTGCTTCATTGGGTCTCTTGTCAAACATGAAAACCTTGAGTTTTGCCATCAACAGATTGAGAGGGGGTATACCACCTTCGTTTGGGAACTTGTCATCTCTAGAGGTACTTGATTTGAGGACTAATGCATTGAGTGGGGTTATACCTGGAGATATTGGACGACTGACAAATCTTTCTTATTTCTCGGTAGGAGAAAATACAATTTCTGGTATTATTCCGGTCGGAATGTTCAATCTCTCCAATATTAGAATCTTTAATATTGGTGGGAACAATATTCAAGGTACTCTTCCTTCTAATTTAGCAATCACTATGCCATTTATTGCCTTCTTTTCCGTATGGGAAAACCAACTCTCTGGAAAAATCCCGATTTCTATATCCAATGCCTCGAATCTCAATGTACTTCAGCTTCATATGAATAGACTTATTGGAAACGTCCCTTCCTTTGAGAAGTTGGATAAACTATCTATACTTCTTCTAGGCGCAAATCATTTGGGAAAAAGAACAGAAGGTGATTTGAACTTTCTCTGTAGTTTAGTCAATAATACCAAACTAGAAACTCTAGATATACGAACAAATAATTTTGGAGGGGTACTTCCCGAATGCATTAGCAATATCTCTAGCAGCCTTCAAtttttagaaatagaaaataacaaaatattggGGAGAATCCCTGATGGGATTGGAAATCTCATCAATTTGGAGGTGCTGCAGGTATCACAAAATCAACTATCAGGTCCCATTCCTCTAAACACCGAGAGGATTCAGAAGCTAAATACATTTGACGCTCGTTATAATTTTCTCACTGGGACTATTCCCTATTCTATTGGAAATTTAACGGGGTTAATGTTCCTTGCTTTAGGAGTTAACAATTTTCGGGGCAACATTCCTTCTAGTCTTGGTAACTGCAAAGATTTGCTTGTATTGGGTCTTTCTTACAACAATCTTAGTGGATCAATACCGCCTCAAGTACTTGGACTATCATCCCTGTCCATTTTACTAAACTTATCATCAAACTATTTGACTGGTGAGCTTCCCGTAGAAGTAGAAAATCTGAAAAATCTAGGAGATTtggatttttcaaaaaataagttATCCGGTTTGCTTCCTAAGAGCCTTGTTAGCTGTGTAAGACTAGAGAGGTTGTTCCTTGGTGGTAATTTGTTTGAAGGACCTATTCATTCATCTTTGAGTTCATTGAGAGGTCTTGTGGAATTGGACATATCTGAAAATAATCTTTCAGGTGGGGTTCCAGAATTTCTTGTGAATTTTGGAGCATTAAAGTATATAAATCTCTCTTTCAATAATTTTGAAGGAGTTATACCAAGTGGAGGTGTCTTTAAGAATGCCAGTGCTGTATTTGTTGAGGGAAACAATAAGCTATGTGGAGGCATCCCTGC GAGTGACTTTGGTATTGTCTATTGTTCTCATCATTTGGTTCAGAAAGAGGAAAGTGCAGCAACCGATATCAACTTTTGCAGAAAATTCTCTTTTATGGTTATCATACCGAAGGATCCTAAAGGCTACTGA
- the LOC107931775 gene encoding probable LRR receptor-like serine/threonine-protein kinase At3g47570 → MRNLVGSGSFGSVYKGIFEESGVVIAVNVLNLLDHRSSRSFLVECETLKNIRHRNLVKVLTAISGVDYQGNDFKALVYEFMINGSLEDWRHSPTGTSELETMRKLNFFQQVSVTIDVAHALEYLHHHCETSIIHCDLKPSNILLNEEMVGHISDFGLAKIISADELNRSTKMSSSLGLKGTIGYAPPEYGMGSELSTKGDVYSYGILLLEMFTGKRPTNERFRDGLSLHNFVKAALPEQIIEITDPILVEERVTRGTPDVKNLRNDRHLWCLNSLFEIGLACSAESPNDRIDMSDVVTKLCSIRDKILLSRKGLNLLGLAHAATVVRGNDTDLQALLQFKAMITGDQLKVMNSWNSSIHFCEWHGVTCGRNNRRVIKLELQFLKLLGSLSPFIGNLSFLKELNLASNNFHNQIPQEIGRLRRLETLQLSNNSITGEIPSNLSSCSKLTFVSMRGNQLTGEIPASLGLLANMKTLSFAINRLRGSIPPSFGNLTSPEALILRTNALSGVIPEDIGRLPNLSFFSVEENAISGIIC, encoded by the exons ATGCGAAATTTGGTTGGTTCGGGGAGTTTCGGTTCTGTATACAAAGGAATTTTTGAAGAGAGTGGAGTAGTTATTGCAGTAAATGTTCTTAATCTTTTGGACCATAGATCATCTAGGAGTTTTTTGGTTGAATGTGAGACCTTGAAGAACATTCGACATCGGAATCTTGTCAAGGTATTAACAGCAATTTCAGGTGTTGATTATCAAGGCAATGATTTTAAAGCCTTAGTTTATGAGTTCATGATAAATGGAAGCTTGGAGGACTGGCGGCATTCGCCGACAGGTACCAGTGAACTGGAAACGATGAGAAAGCTAAACTTCTTCCAACAAGTAAGCGTGACGATAGATGTTGCTCATGCACTTGAATATCTGCACCATCATTGTGAAACATCAATCATTCATTGTGACCTGAAGCCAAGCAATATTCTACTTAATGAGGAAATGGTTGGCCATATAAGCGACTTTGGCTTAGCGAAAATCATTTCTGCAGACGAACTTAACCGTTCTACTAAAATGTCAAGCTCCCTTGGATTAAAAGGAACTATCGGTTATGCTCCTCCAG AATATGGCATGGGAAGCGAGTTGTCAACAAAAGGTGATGTGTATAGCTATGGCATCCTACTGCTTGAGATGTTTACAGGAAAAAGGCCGACCAATGAAAGATTCAGAGATGGTTTAAGTCTCCACAACTTTGTTAAGGCAGCACTGCCTGAACAAATAATCGAGATTACAGATCCTATTCTTGTTGAAGAAAGAGTCACACGAGGAACACCCGATGTAAAAAACTTGAGAAATGATAGACATCTTTGGTGCTTGAATTCACTATTCGAAATAGGACTCGCTTGTTCTGCTGAATCACCCAATGACCGGATTGACATGAGTGATGTTGTTACCAAGCTTTGTTCCATTAGAGACAAGATATTGCTTAGTCGAAAG GGTCTTAACTTGCTTGGTTTAGCACATGCAGCAACTGTAGTCCGAGGAAATGACACTGATCTACAAGCTTTGCTCCAGTTTAAAGCCATGATAACCGGTGACCAACTCAAGGTTATGAACTCCTGGAATAGTTCAATTCACTTCTGCGAGTGGCATGGCGTTACATGTGGTCGCAACAATAGGAGAGTCATCAAGTTGGAATTGCAATTCCTCAAACTCTTGGGATCTTTATCTCCATTCATTGGAAATTTGAGCTTTCTCAAGGAGTTGAACCTTGCGAGTAACAACTTCCACAACCAGATTCCTCAAGAAATTGGTCGCTTAAGAAGATTGGAAACATTACAACTGTCCAATAATTCCATCACGGGTGAAATTCCTTCCAATTTATCCAGCTGTTCTAAGCTTACATTTGTCAGTATGAGAGGCAACCAACTAACAGGAGAAATACCTGCTTCATTGGGTCTCTTGGCAAACATGAAAACCTTGAGTTTTGCCATCAACAGATTGAGAGGGAGTATACCACCTTCGTTTGGGAACTTGACATCTCCAGAGGCACTTATTTTGAGGACTAATGCATTGAGCGGGGTTATACCTGAAGATATTGGACGACTGCCAAATCTTTCATTTTTCTCGGTAGAAGAAAATGCAATTTCTGGTATTATttgttag